In Bradyrhizobium sp. 195, the sequence GCGCGGACGAGTTTTGGACCGGCGGACGGGGTGTTCCGCGACGGGGAAACGGGCCTTCTGGGGAATGGTCCGTGTGCCTCATCGCCTCCCGCTATTATCTGGAAGAGGCGATGACCGTCACACTTCACGTCTGCATCACCTGCCGTGCCGGCGAGACGCCCGGCGAGGGCGAGACCACGCCCGGAAAACGCCTGCATGGTGCGATCCTCGACGCCGGCGTGCCCGACGGCGTCAATGTGGTTCCCGTCGAATGCCTGTCGGCCTGCAGCCAGGGCTGTTCCGTGGCGCTCAGCGCGCCCGGCCGTTGGTCCTATGTTTATGGCCGCCTCTCGGATGCCAATGCGCAGGACGTGGTCGCGGGCGCTGCGGCCTATGCGGCGGCGCCCGACGGAATCGTGCCATGGCGCAGCCGTCCCGAGATCTTCCGCAAGCAGTCGCTTGCCCGCATTCCCCCTGTTGCCGTCGTGCCGGAGGCCGCCGAATGAACTCGCTCGCAAAAGTCCCTGTGACGGTGGTCACGGGTTTTCTCGGCTCCGGCAAGACCACGCTGATCCAGCATCTGCTCACCAATGCAAACGGCAAGAAGCTCGCGGTCCTCGTCAACGAGTTCGGCAGCGAGGGCGTCGACGGCGAAATCCTGAAGTCTTGCGCCGACGCAAACTGCCCGGAAGAGAATATCGTCGAGCTCGCCAATGGCTGCATCTGCTGCACGGTTGCCGACGATTTCATTCCGACCATGGAAAAACTGCTGGCGCGGCCGGTAAGGCCTGATCACATCCTGATCGAGACCTCGGGCCTGGCGCTGCCAAAACCGCTGCTGAAGGCGTTCGACTGGCCGGAGATCCGTTCGCGCATCACGGTCGACGGTGTGATCGCGCTGGCCGATGCCGAGGCTGTCGCGGCCGGCCGCTT encodes:
- a CDS encoding DUF1636 family protein is translated as MTVTLHVCITCRAGETPGEGETTPGKRLHGAILDAGVPDGVNVVPVECLSACSQGCSVALSAPGRWSYVYGRLSDANAQDVVAGAAAYAAAPDGIVPWRSRPEIFRKQSLARIPPVAVVPEAAE